One Drechmeria coniospora strain ARSEF 6962 chromosome 01, whole genome shotgun sequence genomic region harbors:
- a CDS encoding elongation factor 2, translated as MVNFTIDEIRKLMDKPTNVRNMSVIAHVDHGKSTLTDSLLAKAGIISTAKAGDARATDTRADEQERGITIKSTAISLYGHLEDPEDVKDIVGQKTDGQDFLINLIDSPGHVDFSSEVTAALRVTDGALVVVDTVEGVCVQTETVLRQALGERIKPVIIINKVDRALLELQVSKEDLYQSFSRTIESVNVIISTYFDKTLGDVQVYPYKGTVAFGSGLHGWAFTIRQFAVRYAKKFGVDKNKMMERLWGDNFFNPHTKKWTKSDTYEGKPLERAFNQFILDPIFKIFKAVMNFQKEETTTLLEKLNLKLSVDDRQKEGKQLLKAVMRTFLPAADSLLEMMILHLPSPVTAQKYRAETLYEGPLDDDAAIGIRDCDPKGPLMLYVSKMVPTSDKGRFYAFGRVFSGTVRSGLKVRIQGPSYTPGKKEDLFIKAIQRTVLMMGGKVEPIDDMPAGNIVGLVGIDQFLLKSGTLTTSDTAHNLKVMKFSVSPVVQRSVQVKNAQDLPKLVEGLKRLSKSDPCVLTFTSDSGEHVVAGAGELHLEICLKDLEEDHAGVPLTISDPVVQYRETVQGKSSMTALSKSPNKHNRLYMVAEPIAEELSLAIESGKVSARDDFKARARVLADDFGWDVTDARKIWTFGPDGTGANLLIDQTKAVQYLNEIKDSVVSGFQWATREGPVAEEPMRSVRFNVLDVTLHADAIHRGGGQIIPTARRVLYASALLAEPALLEPVYLVEIQVPEQAMGGVYGVLTRRRGHVFNEEQRPGTPLFNIKAYLPVLESFGFNGDLRQATSGQAFPQSVFDHWQILPGGSPLDNTSKVGQIVTEMRKRKGIKVEVPGVENYYDKL; from the exons ATGGTCAA CTTCACAATCGACGAGATCCGGAAGCTTATGGACAAGCCTACCAATGTCCGTAACATGTCCGTCATTGCCCACGTCGATCACGGAAAGTCCACCTTGACCGACTCCCTCCTGGCCAAAGCCGGTATCATCTCCACCGCAAAGGCCGGAGACGCCCGAGCGACGGATACCcgtgccgacgagcaggagcGTGGCATCACCATCAAGTCGACGGCCATCTCCCTGTACGGTCACCTCGAGGACCCCGAGGACGTCAAGGACATCGTCGGCCAGAAGACCGACGGCCAGGACTTCCTCATCAACCTCATCGACTCCCCCGGTCACGTTGATTTCTCCTCCGAGGTCACCGCTGCCCTCCGTGTCACCGAcggtgccctcgtcgtcgtcgacaccgtcgaGGGTGTCTGCGTCCAGACCGAGACCGTCCTCCGACAGGCTCTCGGCGAGCGCATCAAgcccgtcatcatcatcaacaAGGTCGACCGTGCCCTTCTCGAGCTCCAGGTCTCCAAGGAGGATCTGTACCAGTCATTCTCTCGTACCATCGAGTCCGTCAACGTCATCATCTCCACCTACTTCGACAAGACCCTCGGCGATGTCCAGGTCTACCCCTACAAGggcaccgtcgccttcggctCCGGTCTGCACGGCTGGGCCTTCACCATCCGCCAGTTCGCCGTCCGTTATGCCAAGAAGTTTGGTGTGGACAAGAACAAGATGATGGAGCGTCTCTGG GGCGACAACTTCTTCAACCCCCACACCAAGAAGTGGACCAAGAGCGACACGTACGAGGGCAAGCCCCTTGAGCGTGCCTTCAACCAGTTCATCCTGGACCCCATCTTCAAGATCTTCAAGGCCGTCATGAACTTCCAGAAGGAGGAGACCACCACGCTTCTCGAGAAGCTCAACCTCAAGctgtccgtcgacgaccggcaGAAGGAGGGCAAGCAGCTGCTCAAGGCTGTCATGCGCACCTtcctccccgccgccgactccCTGTTGGAGATGATGATCCTCCACCTGCCGTCCCCCGTCACGGCCCAGAAGTACCGTGCCGAGACCCTGTACGAGGGtcccctcgacgacgatgccgccatcggcatccGTGACTGCGACCCCAAGGGTCCCCTCATGCTCTACGTCTCCAAGATGGTGCCGACCTCCGACAAGGGCCGCTTCTACGCCTTCGGTCGTGTCTTCTCCGGCACCGTCCGCTCCGGCCTCAAGGTCCGCATCCAGGGCCCCAGCTACACCCCCGGCAAGAAGGAGGACCTCTTCATCAAGGCCATCCAGCGCACCGTCCTCATGATGGGCGGCAAGGTCGAGCCCATCGACGACATGCCCGCCGGCAACATCGTCggtctcgtcggcatcgaccagTTCCTGCTCAAGTCTGGTACCCTGACGACGAGCGACACGGCCCACAACCTCAAGGTCATGAAGTTCTCCGTCTCCCCCGTCGTCCAGCGCTCCGTCCAGGTCAAGAACGCCCAGGACCTGcccaagctcgtcgagggtcTCAAGCGTCTCTCCAAGTCGGATCCTTGCGTCCTGACCTTCACCTCCGACTCCGGCgagcacgtcgtcgccggtgccggtgagCTCCACCTCGAGATTTGCCTCAAGGATCTCGAGGAGGACCACGCCGGCGTCCCCCTGACCATCTCGGACCCCGTCGTCCAGTACCGCGAGACGGTCCAAGGCAAGTCGAGCATGACTGCCCTCTCCAAGTCGCCCAACAAGCACAACCGTCTCTACATGGTTGCCGAGCCcatcgccgaggagctgtcCCTTGCCATCGAGAGCGGCAAGGTCAGCGCCCGCGACGACTTCAAGGCTCGCGCCCGCGTCCTGGCCGACGACTTCGGCTGGGACGTCACCGACGCCCGAAAGATCTGGACCTTCGGtcccgacggcaccggcgccaaCCTGCTCATCGACCAGACCAAGGCCGTCCAGTACCTCAACGAGATCAAGGACTCGGTCGTCTCCGGTTTCCAGTGGGCCACCCGCGAGGGTCCCGTTGCCGAGGAGCCGATGCGCTCCGTCCGCTTcaacgtcctcgacgtcaccCTGCACGCCGATGCCATCCACCGTGGTGGCGGTCAGATCATCCCCACGGCCCGCCGCGTCCTGTACGCCtcggccctcctcgccgagccggCTCTGCTTGAGCCCGTCTACCTCGTCGAGATTCAGGTGCCCGAGCAGGCCATGGGTGGCGTCTACGGTGTCCTGACCCGCCGTCGTGGTCACGTCTTCAACGAGGAGCAGCGCCCCGGCACGCCTCTCTTCAACATCAAGGCCTACCTGCCCGTCCTCGAGTCCTTCGGCTTCAACGGCGACCTGCGCCAGGCCACCTCCGGCCAGGCCTTCCCCCAGTCCGTCTTCGACCACTGGCAGATCCTGCCCGGCGGCTCTCCCCTCGACAACACCTCCAAGGTCGGCCAGATCGTCACCGAGATGCGCAAGCGCAAGGGTATCAAGGTCGAGGTGCCCGGCGTCGAGAAC TACTATGACAAGCTGTAA
- a CDS encoding CCCH zinc finger and RRM domain-containing protein encodes MLFEEEHASLLKAWVVKRIENTSDADSDVLADYVIALLKHDGSQEDVRRLCEQEIPDFLTEEPKAFLDDVFQALNFKSYLPGGAQPPAKQPADATHMQPAIANASAQGRSRKRALDDQPEFSTANEWAYEQGNSHRQYKQARRGGGRGMDRGYPAAAAMPQFDLNNPMETIMQMQAMGIPFPPMPGFPPQDSTGRNQRNQPRRRGRCRDFDAKGYCSRGNTCMYDHGKELGNMSFSAQKGEEYDPNDPAIRMPMDPNQSTFFPFPPTANRGGRGGSRGRGNGHREGRKGGARAPFSAAGPVHDRTKSTIVVENIPEESFSEEKVRDFFSQFGNITEVTMQPYKHLAIVKYDAWAAANDAYRSPKVIFDNRFVKIFWHKDEKVPNTARNETEGFASNGNPGSEAAEAEPEVNMEDFQKKQEEAQKLHLEREAKKGELERKRQEIEQQQKALLAKHNEETERLRARLSKRDGDGDDSAGASSTDALRAQVAALEQEAKILGIDPNAAAEDAGATHLRGGFRGGRGYRGRGAYPPRGRGSFRGQGARHAAYAQFSIDNRPRKLAVKGADFTSADKDETLRRFLLNLGEFESVETSPSVTHVSFRDRKSAEKFYFSLNGQELQGVEGKLELTWVSTPLPPVSVEQQPGRATATTTTEDAMAEVEINNTTSHEDSAQVEVPDRHADMDYEVGDDDAWGDNIH; translated from the exons ATGCTTttcgaggaggagcatgcGTCGTTGTTGAAGGCGTGGGTGGTCAAGCGAATCGAAAATAC ATCCGACGCCGACTCAGATGTTCTCGCCGACTACGTCATCGCGCTGCTGAAGCACGATGGCTCGCAGGAGGATGTTCGCAGGCTCTGCGAGCAAGAGATTCCCGATTTCCTGACAGAAG AGCCGAAAGCCTTTCTCGACGATGTCTTCCAGGCGCTCAATTTCAAGTCCTACTTGCCCGGGGGGGCACAACCGCCGGCGAAGCAGCCCGCCGACGCGACCCATATGCAGCCTGCCATAGCCAACGCGTCAGCGCAAGGCAGATCACGGAAGCGCGCTCTCGACGACCAGCCCGAATTTTCCACCGCAAACGAGTGGGCTTATGAGCAAGGCAACAGCCACCGACAGTACAAGCAGGCCAGACGCGGCGGAGGTCGAGGCATGGATCGCGGCtacccggccgccgccgccatgccaCAGTTTGACCTCAATAACCCGATGGAGACAATTATGCAAATGCAAGCGATGGGAATCCCTTTTCCGCCGATGCCTGGTTTTCCTCCGCAGGACTCTACCGGCCGGAATCAGCGCAACCAaccccggcgccgaggaagatgTCGAGATTTCGATGCCAAGGGATACTGTTCTCGGGGAaacacatgcatgtacgacCATGGTAAAGAACTTGGCAACATGTCCTTCTCGGCACAAAAAGGCGAAG AGTACGACCCCAATGATCCTGCCATTCGAATGCCGATGGATCCAAACCAGTCGACCTTCTTTCCCTTCCCACCCACTGCGAACCGCGGCGGGCGGGGAGGgtcccgaggccgaggtaACGGCCATCGCGAGGGCCGCAAAGGTGGCGCCAGAGCTCCGTTTTCCGCTGCCGGACCAGTCCATGATCGCACGAAGAGCACGATTGTAGTGGAGAACATACCCGAGGAAAGCTTCAGCGAGGAGAAAGTCCGCGACTTCTTTTCCCAGTTTGGCAACATCACAGAGGTTACGATGCAGCCGTACAAGCACCTGGCCATCGTCAAGTACGATGCATGGGCCGCCGCGAATGACGCTTATCGCTCACCCAAGGTCATATTTGATAACCGATTTGTGAAGATTTTCTGGCACAAGGACGAGAAAGTCCCAAATACGGCGCGGAATGAAACCGAAGGCTTCGCATCCAACGGAAACCCTGGATCGGAAGCGGCGGAAGCGGAGCCTGAGGTGAACATGGAAGATTTCCAGAAGAAACAAGAAGAGGCGCAAAAGCTCCACCTAGAACGAGAGGCCAAGAAGGGCGAGCTGGAACGGAAACGGCAGGAGATTGAGCAGCAACAAAAAGCCTTGCTGGCCAAGCACAATGAAGAGACGGAGCGATTGCGGGCCCGATTATCGAAGAGGgatggtgacggtgacgataGCGCCGGAGCGTCGAGCACCGATGCGCTTCGGGCCCAGGTGGCCGCGCTCGAGCAGGAGGCCAAGATTCTGGGCATCGATCCAAACGCAGCAGCAGAGGATGCTGGCGCGACCCATCTACGAGGTGGCTTCCGGGGTGGAAGAGGTtaccgcggccgaggtgcatACCCTCCCCGGGGTCGCGGCTCGTTCCGAGGTCAGGGGGCCCGTCATGCCGCCTACGCCCAGTTTTCCATCGACAACCGGCCGAGAAAGCTTGCCGTGAAGGGCGCCGACTTTACATCGGCAGACAAGGACGAGACGCTGCGCCGTTTCCTCTTG aaCCTGGGCGAGTTCGAGTCTGTGGAGACGAGTCCTTCGGTCACGCATGTGTCTTTCCGGGATCGCAAGTCGGCGGAGAAGTTCTACTTTAGCCTGAACGGCCAGGAGCTgcagggcgtcgagggcaaaCTCGAGCTGACGTGGGTGAGCacgcccttgccgccggTGTCTGTGGAACAACAACCGGGGCGGGCGACGGCCACAACTACAACGGAGGACGCCATGGCTGAAGTCGAGATCAACAACACCACATCCCACGAGGACTCAGCGCAGGTGGAAGTGCCGGATCGCCATGCGGATATGGATTACGAggttggcgacgatgatgcctGGGGCGACAACATACACTGA